In Myotis daubentonii chromosome 16, mMyoDau2.1, whole genome shotgun sequence, one DNA window encodes the following:
- the NLGN2 gene encoding neuroligin-2 isoform X2, giving the protein MWLLALWLVGLVGAQRGGGGPGGGSPGGPGLGLSSLGEERFPVVNTAYGRVRGVRRELNNEILGPVVQFLGVPYATPPLGARRFQPPEAPASWPGVRNATTLPPACPQNLHGALPAIMLPVWFTDNLEAAATYVQNQSEDCLYLNLYVPTEDDIRDSGKKPVMLFLHSGSYMEGTGNMFDGSVLAAYGNVIVATLNYRLGVLGFLSTGDQAAKGNYGLLDQIQALRWLSENIAHFGGDPERITIFGSGAGASCVNLLILSHHSEGLFQKAIAQSGTAISSWSVNYQPLKYTRLLAAKVGCDREDSAEAVECLRRKPSRELVDQDVQPARYHIAFGPVVDGDVVPDDPEILMQQGEFLNYDMLIGVNQGEGLKFVEDSAESEDGVSASAFDFTVSNFVDNLYSYPGGKDVLRETIKFMYTDWADRDNGEMRRKTLLALFTDHQWVAPAVATAKLHADYQSPVYFYTFYHHCQAEGRPEWADAAHGDELPYVFGVPMVGATDLFPCNFSKNDVMLSAVVMTYWTNFAKTGDPNQPVPQDTKFIHTKPNRFEEVVWSKFNSKEKQYLHIGLKPRVRDNYRANKVAFWLELVPHLHNLHTEIFTTTTRLPPYATRWPPRPPPGAPGTRRPPSPATLPPEPEPEPGPRAYDRLPGDSRDYSTELSVTVAVGASLLFLNILAFAALYYKRDRRQELRCRRLSPPGGSGSGVPGGGPLLPTTGRELPPEEELVSLQLKRGGGVGADPAEALRPACPPDYTLALRRAPDDVPLLAPGALTLLPSGLGPPPPPPPPSLHPFGPFPPPPPTATSHNNTLPHPHSTTRV; this is encoded by the exons ATGTGGCTCCTGGCGCTGTGGCtggtggggctggtgggggctcaacgcgggggagggggtcccggAGGTGGTTCCCCAGgtggccctggcctgggcctcagcAGCCTCGGGGAGGAGCGCTTCCCCGTGGTGAACACGGCCTACGGGCGAGTGCGTGGCGTGCGACGTGAGCTCAACAACGAGATCCTGGGCCCAGTGGTGCAGTTCTTGGGCGTGCCCTACGCCACCCCACCCCTGGGCGCCCGCCGCTTCCAGCCGCCAGAGGCCCCCGCCTCGTGGCCTGGCGTGCGCAACGCCACCACCCTGCCACCCGCCTGCCCGCAGAACCTGCACGGGGCGCTGCCCGCGATCATGCTGCCTGTGTGGTTCACGGACAACTTGGAGGCAGCCGCCACCTACGTGCAGAACCAGAGCGAGGACTGCCTGTACCTCAACCTCTACGTGCCCACCGAGGACG ATATCCGGGACTCGGGGAAGAAACCTGTGATGCTGTTTCTGCACAGCGGCTCCTACATGGAGGGCACCGGGAACATGTTCGATGGCTCTGTCCTGGCCGCCTATGGCAACGTCATTGTAGCCACGCTCAACTACCGGCTTGGGGTGCTCG GTTTCCTCAGCACTGGGGACCAGGCTGCGAAAGGCAACTACGGACTTCTGGACCAGATCCAGGCCCTGCGCTGGCTCAGTGAGAACATCGCCCACTTTGGGGGTGACCCCGAGCGCATCACCATCTTTGGGTCTGGGGCAGGCGCATCCTGTGTCAACCTTCTGATCCTCTCCCACCATTCGGAAG GGTTATTCCAGAAGGCCATCGCCCAGAGTGGCACTGCCATTTCCAGCTGGTCTGTCAACTATCAGCCGCTCAAATATACGCGGCTGCTGGCGGCCAAGGTGGGCTGTGACCGGGAGGACAGCGCTGAAGCTGTGGAGTGTCTGCGCCGGAAGCCTTCCCGGGAGCTGGTGGACCAGGACGTGCAGCCCGCCCG CTACCATATCGCCTTCGGGCCCGTGGTGGACGGCGACGTCGTCCCCGATGACCCTGAGATCCTCATGCAGCAGGGAGAATTCCTAAATTACGACATGCTCATCGGTGTCAACCAAGGAGAGGGCCTCAAGTTCGTGGAGGACTCAGCAGAGAGCGAGGACGGCGTGTCCGCCAGCGCCTTTGACTTCACAGTCTCCAACTTTGTGGACAACCTGTATTCCTACCCGGGGGGTAAGGATGTGCTGCGGGAGACCATCAAGTTTATGTACACAGACTGGGCCGACCGGGACAACGGTGAGATGCGGCGCAAGACCCTGCTGGCGCTCTTTACCGATCACCAGTGGGTGGCACCAGCCGTGGCCACCGCCAAGCTGCATGCCGACTACCAGTCCCCCGTCTACTTTTACACCTTCTACCACCACTGCCAGGCTGAGGGCCGGCCCGAGTGGGCAGACGCAGCGCACGGGGACGAGCTCCCCTACGTCTTCGGTGTGCCCATGGTGGGTGCCACCGACCTCTTCCCCTGCAATTTCTCTAAGAATGATGTCATGCTCAGCGCCGTGGTCATGACCTACTGGACCAACTTCGCCAAGACTGG cgACCCCAACCAGCCGGTGCCGCAGGACACCAAGTTCATCCACACCAAGCCCAACCGCTTCGAGGAGGTGGTGTGGAGCAAGTTCAACAGCAAGGAGAAGCAGTACCTGCACATTGGCTTGAAGCCGCGCGTGCGCGACAACTACCGTGCCAACAAGGTGGCCTTCTGGCTGGAGCTCGTGCCCCACCTGCACAACCTGCACACGGAGATCTTCACCACCACCACGCGCCTGCCACCCTACGCCACGCGCTGGCCGCCTCGCCCGCCGCCCGGCGCCCCGGGCACACGCCGGCCCCCCTCACCTGCCACGCTGCCACctgagcccgagcccgagccaggccccagggcctaCGACCGCTTGCCTGGGGACTCCCGGGACTACTCCACAGAGCTGAGCGTCACTGTGGCCGTGGGcgcctcccttctcttcctcaacATCCTGGCCTTTGCCGCCCTCTACTACAAGCGGGACCGGCGGCAGGAGCTGCGGTGCCGGCGGCTCAGCCCCCCTGGGGGGTCGGGCTCCGGTGTGCCTGGTGGGGGCCCCCTGCTCCCTACCACCGGCCGAGAGCTGCCCCCAGAAGAGGAGCTGGTGTCACTGCAGCTGAAACGGGGTGGCGGCGTCGGGGCAGACCCCGCTGAGGCCCTGCGCCCCGCCTGCCCACCCGACTACACCCTGGCCCTGCGCCGGGCACCAGACGATGTGCCTCTCTTGGCCCCCGGGGCCCTGACCCTGCTGCCCAGTGGCCTGGGACCGCCACCTCCCCCGCcgccaccctccctccacccatttgggcccttccccccacctcctcccaccgcCACCAGCCACAACAACactctaccccacccccactccactaCCCGGGTATAG
- the NLGN2 gene encoding neuroligin-2 isoform X1 — translation MWLLALWLVGLVGAQRGGGGPGGGSPGGPGLGLSSLGEERFPVVNTAYGRVRGVRRELNNEILGPVVQFLGVPYATPPLGARRFQPPEAPASWPGVRNATTLPPACPQNLHGALPAIMLPVWFTDNLEAAATYVQNQSEDCLYLNLYVPTEDGPLTKKRDEATLNPPDTDIRDSGKKPVMLFLHSGSYMEGTGNMFDGSVLAAYGNVIVATLNYRLGVLGFLSTGDQAAKGNYGLLDQIQALRWLSENIAHFGGDPERITIFGSGAGASCVNLLILSHHSEGLFQKAIAQSGTAISSWSVNYQPLKYTRLLAAKVGCDREDSAEAVECLRRKPSRELVDQDVQPARYHIAFGPVVDGDVVPDDPEILMQQGEFLNYDMLIGVNQGEGLKFVEDSAESEDGVSASAFDFTVSNFVDNLYSYPGGKDVLRETIKFMYTDWADRDNGEMRRKTLLALFTDHQWVAPAVATAKLHADYQSPVYFYTFYHHCQAEGRPEWADAAHGDELPYVFGVPMVGATDLFPCNFSKNDVMLSAVVMTYWTNFAKTGDPNQPVPQDTKFIHTKPNRFEEVVWSKFNSKEKQYLHIGLKPRVRDNYRANKVAFWLELVPHLHNLHTEIFTTTTRLPPYATRWPPRPPPGAPGTRRPPSPATLPPEPEPEPGPRAYDRLPGDSRDYSTELSVTVAVGASLLFLNILAFAALYYKRDRRQELRCRRLSPPGGSGSGVPGGGPLLPTTGRELPPEEELVSLQLKRGGGVGADPAEALRPACPPDYTLALRRAPDDVPLLAPGALTLLPSGLGPPPPPPPPSLHPFGPFPPPPPTATSHNNTLPHPHSTTRV, via the exons ATGTGGCTCCTGGCGCTGTGGCtggtggggctggtgggggctcaacgcgggggagggggtcccggAGGTGGTTCCCCAGgtggccctggcctgggcctcagcAGCCTCGGGGAGGAGCGCTTCCCCGTGGTGAACACGGCCTACGGGCGAGTGCGTGGCGTGCGACGTGAGCTCAACAACGAGATCCTGGGCCCAGTGGTGCAGTTCTTGGGCGTGCCCTACGCCACCCCACCCCTGGGCGCCCGCCGCTTCCAGCCGCCAGAGGCCCCCGCCTCGTGGCCTGGCGTGCGCAACGCCACCACCCTGCCACCCGCCTGCCCGCAGAACCTGCACGGGGCGCTGCCCGCGATCATGCTGCCTGTGTGGTTCACGGACAACTTGGAGGCAGCCGCCACCTACGTGCAGAACCAGAGCGAGGACTGCCTGTACCTCAACCTCTACGTGCCCACCGAGGACG GTCCGCTCACAAAAAAACGTGACGAGGCGACGCTCAATCCGCCAGACACAG ATATCCGGGACTCGGGGAAGAAACCTGTGATGCTGTTTCTGCACAGCGGCTCCTACATGGAGGGCACCGGGAACATGTTCGATGGCTCTGTCCTGGCCGCCTATGGCAACGTCATTGTAGCCACGCTCAACTACCGGCTTGGGGTGCTCG GTTTCCTCAGCACTGGGGACCAGGCTGCGAAAGGCAACTACGGACTTCTGGACCAGATCCAGGCCCTGCGCTGGCTCAGTGAGAACATCGCCCACTTTGGGGGTGACCCCGAGCGCATCACCATCTTTGGGTCTGGGGCAGGCGCATCCTGTGTCAACCTTCTGATCCTCTCCCACCATTCGGAAG GGTTATTCCAGAAGGCCATCGCCCAGAGTGGCACTGCCATTTCCAGCTGGTCTGTCAACTATCAGCCGCTCAAATATACGCGGCTGCTGGCGGCCAAGGTGGGCTGTGACCGGGAGGACAGCGCTGAAGCTGTGGAGTGTCTGCGCCGGAAGCCTTCCCGGGAGCTGGTGGACCAGGACGTGCAGCCCGCCCG CTACCATATCGCCTTCGGGCCCGTGGTGGACGGCGACGTCGTCCCCGATGACCCTGAGATCCTCATGCAGCAGGGAGAATTCCTAAATTACGACATGCTCATCGGTGTCAACCAAGGAGAGGGCCTCAAGTTCGTGGAGGACTCAGCAGAGAGCGAGGACGGCGTGTCCGCCAGCGCCTTTGACTTCACAGTCTCCAACTTTGTGGACAACCTGTATTCCTACCCGGGGGGTAAGGATGTGCTGCGGGAGACCATCAAGTTTATGTACACAGACTGGGCCGACCGGGACAACGGTGAGATGCGGCGCAAGACCCTGCTGGCGCTCTTTACCGATCACCAGTGGGTGGCACCAGCCGTGGCCACCGCCAAGCTGCATGCCGACTACCAGTCCCCCGTCTACTTTTACACCTTCTACCACCACTGCCAGGCTGAGGGCCGGCCCGAGTGGGCAGACGCAGCGCACGGGGACGAGCTCCCCTACGTCTTCGGTGTGCCCATGGTGGGTGCCACCGACCTCTTCCCCTGCAATTTCTCTAAGAATGATGTCATGCTCAGCGCCGTGGTCATGACCTACTGGACCAACTTCGCCAAGACTGG cgACCCCAACCAGCCGGTGCCGCAGGACACCAAGTTCATCCACACCAAGCCCAACCGCTTCGAGGAGGTGGTGTGGAGCAAGTTCAACAGCAAGGAGAAGCAGTACCTGCACATTGGCTTGAAGCCGCGCGTGCGCGACAACTACCGTGCCAACAAGGTGGCCTTCTGGCTGGAGCTCGTGCCCCACCTGCACAACCTGCACACGGAGATCTTCACCACCACCACGCGCCTGCCACCCTACGCCACGCGCTGGCCGCCTCGCCCGCCGCCCGGCGCCCCGGGCACACGCCGGCCCCCCTCACCTGCCACGCTGCCACctgagcccgagcccgagccaggccccagggcctaCGACCGCTTGCCTGGGGACTCCCGGGACTACTCCACAGAGCTGAGCGTCACTGTGGCCGTGGGcgcctcccttctcttcctcaacATCCTGGCCTTTGCCGCCCTCTACTACAAGCGGGACCGGCGGCAGGAGCTGCGGTGCCGGCGGCTCAGCCCCCCTGGGGGGTCGGGCTCCGGTGTGCCTGGTGGGGGCCCCCTGCTCCCTACCACCGGCCGAGAGCTGCCCCCAGAAGAGGAGCTGGTGTCACTGCAGCTGAAACGGGGTGGCGGCGTCGGGGCAGACCCCGCTGAGGCCCTGCGCCCCGCCTGCCCACCCGACTACACCCTGGCCCTGCGCCGGGCACCAGACGATGTGCCTCTCTTGGCCCCCGGGGCCCTGACCCTGCTGCCCAGTGGCCTGGGACCGCCACCTCCCCCGCcgccaccctccctccacccatttgggcccttccccccacctcctcccaccgcCACCAGCCACAACAACactctaccccacccccactccactaCCCGGGTATAG